The nucleotide window GGGGCAGAACCCGGCGTGCTCCGGGGGGGCCACCTCGGCCTCAAGCATCCTGCGGAGCAGCGGCAGTCTGCTGCTTCCGCCCACAAGGATCAGCCGATCCGGACGGTAGCGGCGCCAGAACCGCCCGGCGAGACGGACAATCCGGCGCACCGGTTCGGCCACCCGTTCCTCCATCTCCCGTCGGGTCACCTCGAGAGCTTCGGCGGGCTCCACCCCGGCGAGCAATCCCCTGGGAGGATACCAGGTCACCGACCCGCTCTCGGTCAGCGCCCGCTTCAGGCGTTCCGCCTCGGCCAGCAGCGTCATCCTGCGGGCCCCTTCTTCGGACAGCTCTTCGTCGCCGAGCCGCAGAGCCAGCCACCGGGCGATCAGCAGGTCCAGATCGTTGCCGCCGATATTGCTGTAGCCCTGGGTCTCCACCACCTGCCAGACATTGTCCTCCTGTTCCACCACACTGACGTCCAGGGTGCCGGCACCGAAATCGAGGATGAGAAAGCGGCCCTCCTGCCCCACGGCGATGGCCGCCGCCGTAGGCTCGTTGACGATCCGCACCGTGTCGAAGCCGCTCCGCCTGGCGGCCCGCACCATGGCCGCCCGCTCGGGAAAGCTGAAATGCGCCGGGACGGTGAGCACGCAGGAGGAGACAAAGCTCTGCAACTCGGCTTCCATATCCTCCCGCAGCAACTCAAGCAGAGGAACCAGCAGCTCCTCCGGGCGGTAGTGCTCGCCCTCGATCTCCACCGTCCAGTCCTTGCCCAGGTGGCGCTTCACGTCCCGCCAGGAACGCCCCGAATCGGGCGACACCTTGCGGCAGGCCTCCTCGCCGGCAAGCCATCCCTCCTGTTCGGAGTAGGCCACATAGGAAGGAGTCTGGAGGCTCCCCCAGCGGTTGCGGAGGATCCTCGGCCTCCCATCCTCTCCGAGTACGGCAATCTGCGCATAGCCCGTCCCCAGATCAACGGCCACCCTGGGACATGCCACGGCACCCATCTCCTTTCGCGCCCACCAGCCCGCCCCCGTGGGGGGCGGGGACAACCTGGACGTCCACCACCTCGCCGGGACTCCGGGAACCGGGAAACGTCACGTCCACATACTGAGGCGCCAGACCCCGGGCGTACCCATCGGCGCATCGCTCTACCAGCACCGGCAGGACCATTCCGTCCAGCCGCTCCAGGCAGGCCTGCAGCAGCAGCTGTCCAGACCGCCTGGCCCGGGCGCACCGCTCCCTGATCACCGGACCGGACACCCTCTCCCCGAAGGCCGCCGCCGCTGTGCCCCCGCGGGGCGAAAAGGGAAAGACATGCACCCGCCCCACGCCGAGCGTCGCCAGCAGCCGGAGGCTTCTTCGGAAAGCCTCCTCGTCCTCGCCGGGGAAGCCCACCAGCAGATCGGTGCTGATGTGGACATCATCGCCCAGCAGACGCCGCACCCTTCCTACGGTCCCCGCCACCTGCGAAGCGCTGTACCCCCGCCGCATCCGCTCCAGCACCCTGTCGTCCCCGCTCTGGAGGGGGATATGCATATGATGGCAGAAGGAAGGCACATCGCCAAGTCTCCCGAGCAACGCTTCATCCAGGGCGAAGGGCTCAATGGAGCCGAATCGGATGCGCCGGATCCCACGTACCGCGGCGATCCGCTCCACCAGATCGGCGAGACCGGGTTTCCGCGACCACTCTCGCCCGTAGATCCCCAGATGCACCCCGGTGAGAACCACCTCGACGCATCCGGCCGCGGCGAGGTGCCGCACCTCGTGGAGGACATCCTCCGGCGGACGGCTGGTGGGGCAACCGCGGACGGAGGGGACGATACAGTAGGAACAGAAGTGGTCACAGCCCTCCTGGACCTTCACGAAGGCCCGGGTGTGCAGATGGGGACGGGTAAGGGAAAGGGGGTCCCAGGGGGCCTCGGGCCACAGAGAACGGCGGACGACACGGAACCCCCGGTCACCCCGCCGCGCCCGGGCGAGCAGCTCCGGAATCCGGTGCTTCTCCCTGGTGCCCACAAGCAGATCCACACCCAGGGAACGGGCGTGGTCGGCCTCGATCCGCTGGGCATAGCAGCCGGCAAGCACCACGATGGCCTCTGGATTCTCGCGGCGGATGCGGCGGACATACCGGCGGCTCT belongs to Synergistales bacterium and includes:
- a CDS encoding Hsp70 family protein; its protein translation is MACPRVAVDLGTGYAQIAVLGEDGRPRILRNRWGSLQTPSYVAYSEQEGWLAGEEACRKVSPDSGRSWRDVKRHLGKDWTVEIEGEHYRPEELLVPLLELLREDMEAELQSFVSSCVLTVPAHFSFPERAAMVRAARRSGFDTVRIVNEPTAAAIAVGQEGRFLILDFGAGTLDVSVVEQEDNVWQVVETQGYSNIGGNDLDLLIARWLALRLGDEELSEEGARRMTLLAEAERLKRALTESGSVTWYPPRGLLAGVEPAEALEVTRREMEERVAEPVRRIVRLAGRFWRRYRPDRLILVGGSSRLPLLRRMLEAEVAPPEHAGFCPDEAVVTGAALIAGDAGRHVLLDVLARDLGIETVDGTVATLLEKGTPLPASSVRSFRPSGRGVVTVPVVQGASVEQWKRTRIGAVRFEPGSVDEVDVRFSVDSGGVLTVEALVAENTLVHQVLDLPGVDEEEDARQQIEEIKMRLARISPWMGEGQQQMLDELFGLYQLAQADWRKRPEALRLLGEMTERLEGAVRR
- the mtaB gene encoding tRNA (N(6)-L-threonylcarbamoyladenosine(37)-C(2))-methylthiotransferase MtaB, whose product is MLPDCTGLRFAIRTLGCRTNLYDAEAVADALLRAGAVLVDEKDCDAAVVLSCTVTAEADRKSRRYVRRIRRENPEAIVVLAGCYAQRIEADHARSLGVDLLVGTREKHRIPELLARARRGDRGFRVVRRSLWPEAPWDPLSLTRPHLHTRAFVKVQEGCDHFCSYCIVPSVRGCPTSRPPEDVLHEVRHLAAAGCVEVVLTGVHLGIYGREWSRKPGLADLVERIAAVRGIRRIRFGSIEPFALDEALLGRLGDVPSFCHHMHIPLQSGDDRVLERMRRGYSASQVAGTVGRVRRLLGDDVHISTDLLVGFPGEDEEAFRRSLRLLATLGVGRVHVFPFSPRGGTAAAAFGERVSGPVIRERCARARRSGQLLLQACLERLDGMVLPVLVERCADGYARGLAPQYVDVTFPGSRSPGEVVDVQVVPAPHGGGLVGAKGDGCRGMSQGGR